One region of Rhodocaloribacter litoris genomic DNA includes:
- a CDS encoding ATP-binding protein produces the protein MIPRHITSELLAALSDTPVVFINGARQTGKSTLARQIAEEAHPARYLTLDDATVLAAAESDPSGFIRSLETPVVLDEVQRVPSLFRALKLEIDRNRRPGRFMLTGSADVLLLPNVSESLAGRMEVLTLWPFSQGELERTRETFIDRVFSGTLPGDVPPLTQPDDLWTRVLRGGYPEVVQRASAQRRRAWFNAYLTTILQRDVRDLAHIEGLTQLPHLLALLAARATGLLNYAEVSRSSGLPLTTLRRYMSLLEATFLIQTLPAWHANLGKRLVKTPKLLISDTGLLAHLIGLYEPEDLRNHPMQGALLENFVAMELRKQITWSERKPTLYHFRLQTGREVDLVLEDARQRLVGLEVKAASSVSNTDLKGLRALREARPETFVRGIVLYQGEAIVGFEPDLYAVPLQALWHW, from the coding sequence ATGATTCCGCGACACATCACTTCTGAACTGCTTGCGGCACTCTCGGATACGCCGGTCGTGTTCATCAACGGAGCACGCCAGACCGGCAAGAGTACCCTGGCCCGTCAGATCGCCGAAGAGGCCCATCCGGCACGGTACCTGACCTTAGACGACGCCACCGTTCTGGCGGCCGCCGAAAGCGATCCCTCCGGCTTCATTCGTTCGCTCGAAACCCCGGTGGTCCTGGATGAAGTTCAGCGGGTGCCTTCCCTCTTTCGCGCACTCAAACTCGAGATAGACCGGAACCGTCGTCCCGGACGCTTTATGCTGACCGGATCAGCAGATGTCCTACTCCTGCCCAACGTCTCGGAATCGCTAGCCGGGCGCATGGAGGTACTGACGCTGTGGCCATTTTCCCAAGGCGAGCTCGAAAGAACCCGGGAAACCTTCATCGACCGGGTTTTCTCAGGTACCCTTCCTGGCGACGTCCCGCCCCTTACCCAACCTGATGACCTGTGGACCCGCGTATTGCGGGGAGGGTATCCCGAAGTGGTGCAGCGTGCATCGGCCCAGCGACGTAGAGCCTGGTTCAATGCCTATCTCACCACCATTCTTCAACGGGATGTCCGCGACCTTGCTCATATCGAAGGACTGACCCAGTTACCCCACCTGCTTGCCCTGCTCGCGGCCCGTGCCACGGGCCTGCTCAATTATGCCGAAGTGTCGCGCAGTTCGGGCCTGCCCTTGACGACACTCAGGCGGTACATGTCCCTTCTGGAAGCCACGTTTCTGATCCAGACCCTGCCGGCCTGGCACGCGAACCTGGGAAAACGCCTGGTCAAAACACCCAAGTTGTTGATCTCGGATACGGGCTTGCTGGCTCATCTGATCGGCCTGTACGAGCCGGAAGACCTGCGCAACCATCCCATGCAGGGCGCCCTGCTGGAAAATTTCGTAGCGATGGAACTGCGCAAACAGATTACCTGGAGTGAACGAAAACCCACGCTCTACCATTTTCGCCTGCAAACCGGTCGTGAGGTCGATCTCGTTCTCGAAGATGCGCGCCAACGGCTCGTTGGTCTCGAGGTGAAAGCCGCCTCGAGCGTCTCGAATACCGATCTGAAAGGGTTACGCGCACTCCGCGAGGCCAGACCGGAAACCTTCGTACGCGGTATCGTCCTCTACCAGGGGGAAGCGATCGTCGGTTTCGAGCCGGACCTGTACGCCGTTCCGCTTCAGGCACTCTGGCACTGGTAG
- the arsN2 gene encoding arsenic resistance N-acetyltransferase ArsN2, translating into MQNAHDMAIAPARPEEAGAMEALVAAQGLPSEGLTACLETALVARASGQVVGTAALELYDGGALLRSVAVAAAYRGRGLGRRLTGAALALARQHGARHVYLLTTTAPDFFARQGFRPIERAAVPPSVRASAEFVHLCPASAIVMTFDLSHLSSSENDA; encoded by the coding sequence ATGCAAAACGCACACGACATGGCCATCGCACCGGCGCGGCCGGAGGAGGCCGGAGCCATGGAGGCGCTGGTGGCCGCGCAGGGGTTGCCCTCCGAAGGATTGACGGCGTGCCTGGAGACGGCCCTCGTGGCGCGGGCGAGCGGTCAGGTCGTCGGTACGGCGGCGCTGGAACTTTACGACGGAGGGGCTCTTTTACGCTCGGTCGCGGTGGCAGCGGCCTACCGGGGGCGGGGACTGGGGCGCCGGCTCACCGGGGCGGCCCTGGCGCTGGCCCGGCAGCACGGTGCCCGGCACGTCTACCTGCTGACGACGACGGCACCGGACTTCTTCGCCCGCCAGGGCTTTCGTCCCATCGAGCGGGCCGCCGTCCCGCCGTCGGTCCGGGCTTCGGCGGAGTTTGTACACCTGTGCCCGGCCTCGGCCATCGTGATGACCTTCGACCTGTCCCACCTTTCATCTTCGGAGAACGATGCCTAA
- a CDS encoding class IV adenylate cyclase, translating to MPVLNIEIKARSAAHEAIRARLAEDGARFVGEDHQVDTYFDVPRGRLKLREGTIENALIFYDRADEAGPKRSDIWLYRAAPDPALKALLTAALGVRVVVDKRREIYFIDNVKFHLDRVEGLGTFVEIEAIDETGAIGPDRLRAQCEYYLRRFGIGPDDLVSVSYSDLLERQAAG from the coding sequence ATGCCGGTACTGAACATCGAGATCAAGGCCCGTTCCGCCGCCCACGAGGCGATCCGTGCGCGGCTGGCCGAAGACGGCGCCCGCTTCGTCGGCGAGGACCACCAGGTCGACACCTACTTCGACGTGCCGCGCGGGCGGCTGAAACTGCGGGAGGGAACCATCGAGAACGCCCTCATCTTCTACGACCGCGCCGACGAGGCCGGTCCGAAACGCTCGGACATCTGGCTCTACCGCGCCGCCCCGGACCCGGCCCTCAAGGCCCTCCTCACGGCGGCCCTCGGCGTCCGCGTGGTGGTGGACAAGCGCCGCGAGATCTATTTCATCGACAACGTCAAGTTTCACCTGGACCGGGTCGAGGGGCTGGGCACGTTCGTCGAGATCGAGGCGATCGACGAGACGGGCGCCATCGGGCCCGATCGGCTGCGCGCGCAGTGCGAGTACTACCTGAGGCGCTTCGGCATCGGGCCGGACGACCTCGTTTCCGTCTCGTACAGCGACCTGCTGGAACGGCAGGCGGCCGGGTGA
- a CDS encoding thioredoxin domain-containing protein, giving the protein MPKQGSARRQRREKRVRRAQVPPLRTGPLWGTLGLAVFGGALALYATGLTFEIARQGVIDPSGCSLNDFINCDVAHASSYAFFLGVPVAWWGFLFYLWTALAALYATRTQNREAATGAVALTWLLSLGAVLFSAYKAWHLVNLGVLCLVCVGMYAANLGIAVLLPPAINLSYRNLGAFLVNYARGLAGQEAALDFDPKPARYGLLLAALFGLGFVGIQGYNDGTPGRSDVDVQQAVSLHFRQPPVDIPVPADAPVWGNPAAPIRIVEFADFQCPACRESAFHLRGTLYEFRDDVALYFMHYPLDRTINERLQRQVHVQAGPAARAAVCAAQFGDFWGYHDELFRNQTILGERLYLGLAEQQGWDTEAFAACLNGEAALERVRRDVTAGTAIGVSATPSIYVNGRRVALWRNSDVIRAVIREELKRLGS; this is encoded by the coding sequence ATGCCTAAACAGGGTAGCGCCAGACGCCAGAGACGGGAAAAACGGGTGCGCCGCGCCCAGGTGCCGCCGCTGCGGACAGGCCCGCTCTGGGGAACGCTGGGGCTGGCCGTCTTTGGCGGAGCCCTGGCCCTCTATGCCACCGGCCTGACGTTCGAGATCGCCCGGCAGGGGGTGATCGACCCCAGCGGCTGCTCGCTCAACGACTTCATCAACTGCGACGTCGCGCATGCTTCCAGCTATGCCTTTTTCCTCGGAGTGCCGGTAGCCTGGTGGGGTTTCCTCTTCTACCTGTGGACGGCGCTGGCCGCCCTCTATGCCACCCGGACCCAGAACCGGGAGGCAGCCACCGGCGCCGTGGCCCTGACCTGGCTGCTGAGCCTGGGTGCCGTGCTGTTCTCCGCCTACAAGGCCTGGCATCTCGTCAACCTGGGTGTGCTCTGCCTGGTGTGTGTGGGCATGTACGCCGCCAACCTGGGCATCGCGGTGCTGTTGCCGCCGGCCATCAACCTCTCCTACCGGAACCTCGGGGCGTTCCTGGTGAACTACGCGCGCGGCCTTGCCGGGCAGGAGGCCGCGCTGGATTTCGACCCGAAGCCGGCACGCTACGGCCTGCTCCTCGCCGCCCTGTTCGGGCTCGGCTTCGTCGGTATTCAGGGGTATAACGACGGCACACCGGGACGATCGGACGTGGACGTGCAACAGGCCGTCTCCCTGCACTTCCGGCAGCCCCCGGTCGACATTCCCGTGCCCGCCGATGCCCCCGTATGGGGGAACCCCGCGGCTCCCATACGGATCGTCGAGTTCGCCGACTTCCAGTGCCCGGCCTGCCGCGAGTCGGCCTTTCACCTGCGCGGGACCCTCTACGAATTCCGCGACGACGTGGCCCTCTATTTCATGCATTACCCGCTCGACCGGACCATCAATGAGCGGCTTCAGCGTCAGGTGCACGTGCAGGCGGGTCCGGCCGCGCGGGCTGCCGTCTGCGCCGCCCAGTTCGGCGACTTCTGGGGATACCACGACGAACTCTTCCGGAATCAGACGATCCTCGGCGAACGTCTCTATCTCGGCCTGGCCGAACAACAGGGCTGGGATACGGAAGCCTTCGCGGCCTGCCTGAACGGCGAAGCCGCGCTGGAGCGCGTCCGCCGCGACGTGACGGCCGGCACCGCCATCGGCGTCTCCGCCACCCCGTCGATCTATGTCAACGGACGGCGTGTGGCCCTCTGGCGCAACAGCGACGTGATCCGGGCCGTGATCCGGGAAGAGTTGAAACGCCTCGGTTCCTGA
- a CDS encoding agmatine deiminase family protein, translated as MPHPTDDATGVLTPAALGYRMPAEWEPHQGVWLSWPHNRDTWPGNFEPVEPVMVAAVQALARSETVHINVLDADHEAHVRSLLRRVEGPVVYHRFPTNDAWCRDHGAIFVVRERDGRRELAATDWGYNAWGGKYPPFDLDNAIPRQMAEALGVPRFEVDLILEGGSIEVNGAGLLLTTTDCLLNPNRNPGRSREEIEQALRDYLGVRKILWIRGELAGDDTDGHIDNIARFVSEDTVLAVVEDDPADENYAPLQENLARLREMTTVDGRPLCVETLPMPAPVYYGEHRLPASYANFYIGNTVILLPVYNDPNDAVAAEIIGRHFPGRRVVGIDCRELVWGLGAFHCLTQQVPAIR; from the coding sequence ATGCCACACCCGACGGACGACGCGACCGGTGTGCTGACGCCTGCCGCCCTGGGCTACCGGATGCCCGCCGAGTGGGAGCCGCACCAGGGCGTGTGGCTCTCGTGGCCCCACAACCGCGACACCTGGCCCGGCAACTTCGAGCCCGTCGAGCCGGTGATGGTGGCGGCGGTGCAGGCGCTGGCCCGGAGCGAGACGGTCCACATCAACGTACTCGACGCCGACCATGAGGCACACGTCCGGTCCCTGCTTCGCCGGGTCGAGGGGCCGGTGGTCTACCACCGCTTCCCCACCAACGACGCCTGGTGCCGCGACCACGGCGCCATCTTCGTCGTCCGCGAACGGGACGGGCGGCGCGAGCTGGCCGCCACCGACTGGGGCTACAACGCCTGGGGCGGCAAGTACCCGCCCTTCGACCTGGACAACGCCATCCCCCGCCAGATGGCCGAGGCGCTGGGCGTCCCGCGCTTCGAGGTGGACCTGATTCTCGAAGGCGGCTCCATCGAGGTCAACGGCGCCGGGCTGCTCCTCACCACCACCGACTGCCTCCTCAACCCCAACCGCAACCCCGGCCGCTCCCGCGAGGAGATCGAACAGGCCCTGCGCGACTACCTGGGCGTACGGAAGATCCTCTGGATTCGGGGCGAACTCGCCGGCGACGACACCGACGGCCACATCGACAACATCGCCCGGTTCGTCAGCGAGGACACCGTGCTGGCCGTCGTGGAGGACGACCCCGCGGACGAGAACTACGCGCCGTTGCAGGAGAACCTAGCCCGCCTCCGCGAGATGACCACCGTCGACGGCCGACCGCTCTGCGTCGAGACGCTGCCGATGCCCGCACCGGTCTACTATGGCGAGCACCGGCTGCCGGCCAGCTACGCCAACTTCTACATCGGCAACACGGTCATCCTGCTGCCGGTCTACAACGACCCGAACGACGCCGTGGCCGCCGAGATCATCGGGCGGCACTTCCCCGGCCGGCGCGTCGTCGGCATCGACTGCCGGGAGCTGGTCTGGGGCCTGGGCGCTTTCCACTGCCTGACGCAGCAGGTGCCGGCCATCCGGTAG